The following nucleotide sequence is from Drosophila simulans strain w501 chromosome 3L, Prin_Dsim_3.1, whole genome shotgun sequence.
CATGCCTTTTGCACATCCAAATAATAATGGAATAATTTCGTTCAAAAATTATAATGATTATAAAGCTTCGCATATAAGTGGGCATACTGTATTTATACTATAATCGTTTGTCACAGCCAAGTTGTGCACTTTTTGTTACTGTTTTTGTCTGTCCCACACTTTGTTTACACAATTCGAGCTTCTGGTTCAAATTTCAGTTCTCAATGTGAAGGTCAAAGccaaaacacaataaacgaaTCCATTTGATTGGTCAGCGAATTGGAGACCCTAGAGAATTAAGCCGAGAAAATGACTCAATGTTCGGGGGGAAAATGCGAATAAACAAATAAGTCTGTTGAGTTCCGAACTTTGTAGAAACAGAAACGTAAACATACAACGAATTCTCGAGATTAATGAGCCACCGCCTCATGTTGCAATATAAAAGTTGCCTGCGATAGCACAGGTTCTGAATCGTTTCTATGCTAAAAgtgaaatgtggaaaaaccACTTTTCCGAGCGCGCTTTTCCAGCAGGCCGCCAGCCCCAACTGCAAGGCCCGACTTCAACTTGGACTTGCAACTGGCATCTGTTGCTGGTCGAGTGTGCAATTTACTTTCAATGCCGCTTCTAGCCATTGTTGGGCTTTCTTCGCTGGCTTTGGCCGTGCATCTGCCACTTGTTTGTTgccatgttgctgttgcagttgcaactgctgctgctgctgctgctgtcagcGTCTAGTCAGCACGTTGCCCGCGTGTCTGGTTTTGTTGCATGTTggcatgcagcagcagcagccactgaGCTGCTTGGTATGCAATTTGCAATAGTTGCGCTTGCGCAATTCAAATGGCCACCAATACTAGTgcgctgcacacacacacacacacacacgtgcataCATAACTCAGTTACGTAGTAGGAAAAGCGAAGACCAAAGACGGAAGTGGGAAGACGTGTTGCAAGTGGCCAGGAAAACCGGAAAATCCACACGTTATGAGCAGAGAAAAGGTGCAACTCCCCGTTTTCCCCGCCAACTCGACCATTCTTATTACACTAGACAGCATAGTTTTAATTCGAAGGAATACAATTTGATCTGagcttattattttattagaaAAATCATGCAATTACACAATGAAATTGTTTAGAATGACCTAAATTATGCACAATGGCTGGaatttattaatgaattttttGACATGTTTATTGGCCTTTTTAAAATGTAGATACTGCTACTTTTATAGGTATAAAAACCATTAGGATTTTGTGCCTCGGTGTAAAATCAAGCTTTAATTTCCACGATGATGGGCTGTGGGCccaattgaaatggaaaccTCGGCTAGAATCTACATATCGATCCGCTCCCAACCAGAATGACCCGCTCGATTGGGCCTATCCTCGAAGATAGTTTCGTAAACTGGTggtttaattgcatttattatgATTGACACTGATAAATCGGTAATAACATATCTAACTGTCAGTCGGACACTTGCAGCAAATTGAACAATTAACCATCCATCAGGCCAAATTAAAGGCAATAGATGGCCGGGCTGTTACATAAACATCTGGCGATAGTTCGCAACCCGGTCAGTTGCTTTCAGCCGGGTTCAATGAGCCCAGCCCGCAGCTCGGGCCCAAAAGACAGGCCGAAACCCAAGCCAAACAGGTAACCGCAGGAGTTCAGGTTCAGGCCAGGTCCCAGCAAGTGCATCGGAGTAGCTCCAAAGTTTAGACTCTATTCCTCTGCTGGAATAAGGAGCGGGGAGGATTACGCAGCGATGGCAGCGATAAGTGGCAGCCAGCCAGGTATAACTGAAGTACTAAAGTACTTGGCTTTGTTGGCCCATCTACGTCACCAGTTAGATTCTGCAGGGCGTGCGGAGCAGATAAGACGGGAAATAAAGATACAGCGAACGGCTTATCTTGAGGTGTTATATTTTCTCTATAACGTGGATAACTTATTCTTTAAGCTCATCTTTATTAGTTGTCAACAAGCTAATGCAAGCGAAAAGAAAGATAAAATCTACATAATTTTATactaaaaataatactaaTTTAAGATGAATACAAGCACACATTCTTAAATGATGATTGATTGTATTTTACTAGAGTTTCGATATTTTAGGGACCTATTGTTTCGTAATCTCTGGCGTTTTGTTTATATGCTGTAACCCCATTTGGCGCATCACATTTCTAaacataaaaagtaaattaaaaatgctaatTGAGCACGTGCTACTTCCATTCATCTCtaattatgcataaataaatattcgctTGATTCACACGCATTCCGATGAAACAACAGCCAAGTATTTCAAACAGAAATCAAAAGCGCAAAATgcgcaataaataaaatcgaagaaaaaagaaatataccccacagcaggaacaacaacaaattcaaGGCCAAAGTTTATGACGCTTGAGGGGAGTAGAAGAAAAACATCGAGCTTCTCTACAATTTCCCCCCTCTTTgcactgcacacacacatagttGGTTACACAGGGAGAAATTCAATGCAGTTCCTGCTCgattcttttaaaataaatcatttcaagTCAGAAGATATTAAGGTTCCCAACTTTCGAAAATCATATCAgatattttttccaatttgaaaTCCTTTAAAACTGCgtcgaaaagtatgcaacaacaatttttttctatGTATCTGAGTATTCAACATAAtggttgcattttttaaaatttttaagaattctTTAACAATTTTCTCTAAACGTATTCCATACttgataatattttattagtgaggaatatttataaaaaataaaaacaaatacatttttgtgcaTTTAGGAGTGAGGGGACTGGCAAATCCAATCTCTCCTCACCGCCGAGCAAGAATTTCACTTTCCTTATCAGCGAGGTCGGGCACATTGATAAGATTTGCGACTGCAGCCAGTCCATAATGATTGcaatgaaagtgaaattaaactCAGTCATGCCTTTTATAAGGCAACGCCAACGCAAATTGTCGAGTctgaacaaaaacaacaaatgcttAGAACGAAATTTGCGAGTATTTGACATTGAaattttttgtgcaaaaaaaaaatatacaaaccgAAAGTGAGATACGAGTAGAGGAGCATTTGGACAAactgttttaatatttgctttgCATATACAAATTGGCTTATATACTACATACTACACACATATTTTGTTGGTTTctaaaaatgggaaaatcatCATTTGGGAAATTTGTAAAGTTTTTGTATGATAGCGAGAGCTAAATTAGGTTTAAATGGGCGCAAGTAAGCCAAACACTCTCCTCGTGCGATTAAAATTTCATATCAGTCCAACCTTGAACTTTTTCAGTGCTCTTATCAATGTGCCAAAAGTGCGGTGCAATCTAAAATACTTGCAGCGTTGCTAGAATTTTGTCGCGTGCTGTTCGCACGACTGCGTTTCaaatgcatgtgtgtgtgtgtgtgtgtgtgttcggcACTGAtaaggtgtgtgtgtgtgctcagtGTTTCCCGATTCTCTTTAGTCTTCGTTGGGGTTTCAACGCCATAGTTCCATTATAATCGGATGGTGAGGAGTGACTTAACCAGAGAAAGAAAATCATTAAAGGAAAATGTGCCAATAGTGAGTTTTCGATTAAAAGTCTACCGGTAtctataaaaacaattatagtATTTAAGTATATTTCTGATAAGTCAGAATATACAGTTCAATTTTGCAATAGGTACTTTGATGTGCAAAGCATTTACTTCTCGGTAAAAATACTCAGTTAATAACACagctttttatataaatataaacgcATGACGTATATTTGTACTTGAAGTTAAtcaatacaaataaacaaaatggggGAAGAGGTTGGAAAAAGCTGAATAGGAGAAGATTTATAAAgtctgaaaatatttatattgccTTTTCCCCGAAAcaagttatttatttcaatactAATCttaatttatcttttattttcagACCCAACACTGCCATATTAAAGCAAAGAATATAGAACTGTTTTGAAGACCAGATCAACCAATCTACCTCGACTTCTGGGCCAACaagcaaaagaaaactaaacTCAATGCCAGAACCCAATTTCCCGATAGGAAAATGGAACAGGCAATAAGCAAGACCACATAGAGGAGATTAACTAAACCGATCCGTTGAGATTACACAGTCGAGATCAATAGAACCCATTGAAGATCGTTCGAACCAACTAGTTTTTTAGATTTCCATTAGAAGCCAAAATGACGAAGAGCAATGGCGATGTGGAGGCGGCAACCCAGGTGCAAAATCTGGGCGGAAAGCCCAGCAACGGACATGGCCAGCTGAATGGGAATGGCTATCATCAGAACGGCGGACGCAGGGATTCCAGTCAAGCCTTCACACCACTGCTGTCGCAGCACAATAATGGCACCACCAATGGCGAGGTGACCACTCCGCCTCCGAGTACAGTGCTCTACGAGAGCACACCGAGCAATAATAACGAGTGGAAGGCTCCGGAGGATCTGGGCCATCTGAAGAACGGCCTGGGCAACATACTGAGCAGTAATAATAATGGCACCGGCAATGGGCACAGTCTCAGCGAAAAGTATGCCCACGAACAGGCTCCCCTGACCGGAGGTTACAAGTTGCCACCTCGCTCCAGTGAGTCCGAGGaatccgatttcgattccgacCTCAATGGCGGCTCCTCCGCGGAATCCAGCTCCAGTTGCGGCCTCTTCGGCTGCCGGCCCAAGTGGGCCAGGAGATTCGCGTCCACGCACGTCTTCATGGTGGTCTTCCTGCTGGCCTACATCCTGCAGGGCATGTACATGACCTACTTCGTCTCTGTGATCACCACCATCGAGAAGCTATTCCAGATCAAGTCGAAGACCACGGGAATTCTGCTGAGCGCCAGTGAGATGGGTCAGATATGCACGGCCATGTTGTTGACCTACTTCGCCGGCAGAGGACATCGTCCAAGATGGATTGCCTGCGGCATGGTCCTGTTCTCCATCGCCGCCTTCTCCTGCGCCCTGCCGCATTTCATCTTCGGCGAGCAGCTGATGCACTCCAGTGTGATTCTCCAGCAGACGCAGGTCTCTCCCGCCAATAATTCCTTCTCGTCACACTGGCTGAATGCCAGCAGTGAACAGGTTAATCCCAATCTGTGCATTTTGGGTGGCAACCAAACCCATTCGGGCAGCGAGTGCAACGAGGAGCGCCAGCTGGAGCAGGCTTCCCACTCTAAGATCACCGTCATCGTGCTGTGCATCTTCTTTGGCAGCCTTCTCAGCTCGGGCATTGGGCAGACCGCCGTGGCCACCCTGGGCATTCCCTACATCGATGACAATGTGGGCAGCAAGCAGTCGCCCATGTACATGGCCGTCACCATTGGCATGAGGATCCTGGGACCAGCATCTGGTTTCATTTTTGGCAGCTTCTGCACGCGCTGGTATGTCAACTTCTCGAATCCCGGCTTCGATGCCACCGATCCGCGCTGGATTGGCGCCTGGTGGCTGGGGCCCGTGGCCATTGGCAGCCTCATGCTGCTGGCCTCCATTGCCATGTTCTCGTTCCCCAAGCAGCTGAGGGGCAAACAGAAGCCGCCGGGGCAGACGGCCACTCCAGCAGCTCCAGTTGAGCCGGAGGAGAAACCCAAGCTAAAAGGTGAGAATGCCAAAGATGACTTGTTGTTTAGCATTTGATGATAAAGATTTTAGATTAAAATCATGCCTCTATCATCAACAGACCAGTCAATCAATGCACTTTCCTCTATCTGGAACTTAATCTTCAATTCGCCCATACAGATTTTCCCAAGACAGTCCGTCGCCAGCTGAGCAACGACATCCTGATGTTCCGCACCGCCTCATGTGTGTTCCACCTGCTGCCCATCGCCGGTCTTTATACGTTCCTGCCCAAGTATCTGGAGACCCAGTTCCGGCTGGCCACCTATGATGCCAACATGATCGCCGCCTTCTGTGGCATCCTGGTCATGGGCATAGGTATTGTCATTTCCGGGCTCTTCATCCTGAAGCGGAAGCCCACTGCCAGGGGCGTGGCCGCTTGGATCGCCTTCACAGCCCTCGTCTACTCGGCGGGCATGATCATCCTGATGTTCATCGGCTGCAGCATGAACGACTTTGCCGGCTACAAGCCAAGCGATGGCAACAGGTGGGTCATCAAACTAAGTTCTAGCCCACATAAGTATGCAAGCTATTTCCATGACCAGAGGATCCTTTTAAAGGTGTTACTAGCTATTAGATCTatcatttaatttgtgttacttttcttaaatttatctGCAGTCCCGCCTTGATCGAGCCCACGTGCAGTGCCGCTCTCAACTGTACCTGTGATAAGGAGAACTTCGCGCCCATCTGCGCCGACGGCAAGATGTACATCTCGGCCTGCCACGCCGGATGCAGCAGCTCCTCGCTGCGGCCCAGCGACAATCGCACGCTCTACTCCGATTGTGCTTGCATTCCAGATGGTGAGATGCACCCATTTAGCGCTAAGTTCCAGTATCTCAATCCCTATGCAACTTTCAGCTCCGGAGGCGGTCAACGGTTACTGTGATAATAACTGCAAAAACTTCATCTACTTTATACTGATCTTTGCCATTTGCGTATTTATGCATTCCACCTCCGAGGTGGGCAGCATGCTGCTCGTCATGCGCTGCACACACCCCAAAGGTAATAACCAGGATTGGCAAACAGATGTTACACTAACGATAACAAAACCCTAAATCCCCGCAGATAAGGCCATGGCCATGGGTGTGATACAGTCGGCCATCGGCCTGTTCGGCAACGTTCCCTGTCCCATCATCTACGGCGCAGTGGTGGACTCCGCCTGCCTCATCTGGAAGTCGGTGTGCGGCAAACACGGCGCCTGTTCGCTCTACGATGCGGATACCTTCCGGCAATATTTCCTAGGTGAGTCGGAATCTAtaggaaaatttaaaaataatatctaaATTACTAATCACGGAGTAATTGATTATGTACGTTACTATGCAAGATAATAGATAATAGTTCCTCTGttcatttataaacaaaaatacttaGCAACCTATCTGTAATTCCCAGGAATCACGGCTGGCATTATGTTCCTGGCATTCCTGATGGACCTGGTGGTGTGGCGCAAGGCGCATCGCATCGACATCGCGCCCGAGGATCCGCAGGAGGGCGGGCCCGCTTCCAACGGAAGGACCTTGGAGGTGTCCGAGTCCAAGCAGCCCATCACCCCGGCGCCGGACACGACGGTCTAGGAGGAGCGGGTCGGCGACGAGCCTTGCACAAGCTGCAGGATTTCCAATAAACGTTTACCTTAATTGTTAATTAGTTATCATTTGTCTAGTTTGTTAGCCTAGTGCAAGAGTTATGTATTTAGTTAAGTGGCATCTTCGAGCGTCGGGAGACCTCATTCAAATCCACATTAGAACGCGCTCGTCCagctcccgatcccgatcccgctCCAAATCCCAGCACCATATTCTACATGAAACCGCTGGATTGCGATTTGAATCCTTGTAAATCTCAACGCGaaacaatgaaatgaaattctaGACATTATCTAACGTCATGCATGAGCGTAGTTAATCGACAAGCTAATACTACAAAATGATCGACAATTGTGCAAAGTGCAAGAAAATTGATGAATCCTTATGTGTAAACTATATGTAACAGTTATATCGCGATGTATGTAAtctataattaatatattagaCATACActtacatgtatgtatgtaattgCAACCTATCTGTGGTAgttaaattttagttaaaattcaaattaattgtcTAAGTTTGTCATACAACAAATATATacgaaaagaaattaaatggaaaactatatacaagtaaaaaaaattgatttttgattatgaGGTTGGGCTGATCATGgacaattgaaaaattaagaGGAAAAGTTAATAATTATCCTTACTTGTAAATTAGAAAAGAGTTGTAGGCTGAATAGTTGTTGGACCAGTCAAGCCTTTCCCACAAAAACCcgtttaaaattcaattctctaccaaaaatgtattttttattaacaatttcaataaaaaagtCTTAAATTTACGAAATGCAACATCGCTGCATCTGCCTTTCGcctaacaaaaacaacaaattgtgttatacaaaacgaaaacttgAAATGTTTGCATGAA
It contains:
- the LOC6738471 gene encoding solute carrier organic anion transporter family member 74D, with amino-acid sequence MTKSNGDVEAATQVQNLGGKPSNGHGQLNGNGYHQNGGRRDSSQAFTPLLSQHNNGTTNGEVTTPPPSTVLYESTPSNNNEWKAPEDLGHLKNGLGNILSSNNNGTGNGHSLSEKYAHEQAPLTGGYKLPPRSSESEESDFDSDLNGGSSAESSSSCGLFGCRPKWARRFASTHVFMVVFLLAYILQGMYMTYFVSVITTIEKLFQIKSKTTGILLSASEMGQICTAMLLTYFAGRGHRPRWIACGMVLFSIAAFSCALPHFIFGEQLMHSSVILQQTQVSPANNSFSSHWLNASSEQVNPNLCILGGNQTHSGSECNEERQLEQASHSKITVIVLCIFFGSLLSSGIGQTAVATLGIPYIDDNVGSKQSPMYMAVTIGMRILGPASGFIFGSFCTRWYVNFSNPGFDATDPRWIGAWWLGPVAIGSLMLLASIAMFSFPKQLRGKQKPPGQTATPAAPVEPEEKPKLKDFPKTVRRQLSNDILMFRTASCVFHLLPIAGLYTFLPKYLETQFRLATYDANMIAAFCGILVMGIGIVISGLFILKRKPTARGVAAWIAFTALVYSAGMIILMFIGCSMNDFAGYKPSDGNSPALIEPTCSAALNCTCDKENFAPICADGKMYISACHAGCSSSSLRPSDNRTLYSDCACIPDAPEAVNGYCDNNCKNFIYFILIFAICVFMHSTSEVGSMLLVMRCTHPKDKAMAMGVIQSAIGLFGNVPCPIIYGAVVDSACLIWKSVCGKHGACSLYDADTFRQYFLGITAGIMFLAFLMDLVVWRKAHRIDIAPEDPQEGGPASNGRTLEVSESKQPITPAPDTTV